One genomic segment of Zymoseptoria tritici IPO323 chromosome 5, whole genome shotgun sequence includes these proteins:
- a CDS encoding high-affinity amino acid transporter (High-affinity amino acid transporter), protein MSMQVESDGYDEKNANFKDHARGRQFSLQGDNADIVEGDVQNLHRGLNGFHTSMIAIGGAIGAGLFVGAGGAFAQGGPASVLIGFIIISVMIVCVMQALGELATLYPQNGAFTAYVIRFIDPSWGFAMGVIYAISWLTVLPFELTAAGLTIDFWRPDINIGVWIAVFLTAMFVIQAFGVRAYGWTEVVLSMIKVITIIGFCIFAIINNAGGVPTDPRGYIGFEYWQNGLAFRNGFHGFCSVFVTAAFSFAGTELVGLTAAETKNPEKQLPRAIRQTVFRIVVFYLLSLLLVGTLVRADDERLLNAGNSNTKDSIFVVAFLNAGVKGLPSVMNVVITLSVISVANSCTYGSTRTLQALAARGMLPKILAYVDKKGRPIPTILLQLAFAMLAFVNESSSSGGVLFGWLLALSAIAYFFVWGSICLAHIRFRMAWKAAGRSIDELPYKASMGVWGSYLGLLLNIVCLIASIYVGVSPITGEPFSFAVKPFFQQILAIPTIFFFYICYKIFVLIKVPEQRPMWVRISKIDVYEGLRERQKEISGPNVPDSQRKSSIIENQQRKNYTMAQRFKMVFTDLL, encoded by the exons ATGTCGATGCAAGTGGAAAGTGACGGTTACGACGAGAAGAATGCCAACTTCAAAGACCATGCTCGTGGGCGGCAGTTCTCGCTGCAGGGCGATAACGCAGATATCGTGGAAGGAGACGTTCAAAACTTGCACCGGGGACTGAACGGCTTCCATACCAGTATGATTGCCATCGGTGGTGCAATCGGAGCTGGTTTGTTCGTTGGTGCTGGTGGAGCTTTCGCCCAAGGAGGTCCAGCTTCCGTTCTCATCGGATTCATCATCATTTCCGTGATGATAGT CTGCGTTATGCAGGCTCTTGGTGAACTGGCGACACTTTATCCCCAGAATG GCGCATTCACAGCGTACGTAATACGCTTCATCGAC CCCAGCTGGGGATTCGCTATGGGCGTCATTTACGCCATTTCTTGGTTGACTGTTCTACC TTTCGAACTCACAGCCGCTGGTCTCACCATTGATTTCTGGAGGCCGGACATCAATATCGGTGTTTGGATTGCGGTATTCCTCACGGCTATGTTTGTCATTCAGGCATTCGGAGTGCGGGCATATGGCTGGACTGAG GTCGTTCTCAGCATGATCAAGGTCATCACAATCATCGGCTTCTGCATTTTTGCCATCATTAACAACGCTGGAGGTGTTCCCACCGATCCTCGAGGATACATCGGCTTCGAATACTGGCAGAACGGACTTGCTTTCCGCAACGGATTTCACGGATTCTGTTCCGTATTTGTTACGGCGGCCTTCTCTTTCGCTGGTACTGAGCTTGTGGGTCTGACTGCTGCAGAGACCAAGAACCCAGAAAAGCAGCTGCCACGGGCTATTCGCCAAACAGTCTTCCGAATCGTcgtcttctacctcctatCTCTACTCCTGGTCGGCACGCTGGTGCGAGCTGATGACGAGAGGCTGCTTAACGCCGGCAACAGCAACACCAAGGactccatcttcgtcgttgcCTTCCTCAATGCTGGCGTCAAGGGCCTCCCTTCGGTCATGAACGTGGTCATCACTCTCTCGGTCATCTCAGTCGCCAACTCATGCACGTACGGATCGACCCGAACTCTTCAGGCCCTGGCAGCGCGTGGAATGTTGCCAAAGATTCTTGCCTACGTCGATAAGAAAGGCCGTCCCATTCCGACTATTCTCCTTCAACTCGCCTTCGCCATGTTGGCATTCGTCAACGAATCCTCGAGTTCCGGCGGAGTCCTCTTCGGATGGCTGTTGGCGTTGAGCGCAATCGCCTATTTCTTCGTCTGGGGAAGCATCTGTCTGGCTCACATCCGTTTCCGTATGGCCTGGAAAGCAGCCGGACGATCCATCGATGAGCTGCCGTACAAGGCATCAATGGGCGTTTGGGGATCCTACCTTGGCTTGCTGTTGAACATCGTCTGCTTGATCGCCTCGATCTACGTTGGCGTCTCACCGATCACAGGCGAGCCTTTCTCATTCGCTGTCAAGCCCTTCTTTCAGCAGATCTTGGCCATTCCGacgatcttcttcttctacaTTTGCTACAAGATCTTTGTGTTGATCAAGGTTCCGGAACAGCGTCCGATGTGGGTGCGCATCTCTAAGATCGACGTCTACGAGGGATTGAGGGAGCGCCAAAAGGAGATATCTGGACCCAATGTACCTGACAGCCAGCGCAAGTCGAGTATCATTGAGAATCAGCAGAGGAAGAACTATACGATGGCTCAGCGATTCAAGATGGTCTTTACAGATCTTCTTTGA